One region of Brachyhypopomus gauderio isolate BG-103 chromosome 9, BGAUD_0.2, whole genome shotgun sequence genomic DNA includes:
- the LOC143523204 gene encoding serine/threonine-protein kinase pdik1l-B, whose amino-acid sequence MDKLYTLQREVGRGSYGVVFEGRITETGWWGQRGDTVAIKRLPCCNPESIELYLQELWVMRSTARNHPNVIALSNCFLQTGPKTLQPLKSDRLPLDLVESVLKGRVEDKDSKSQRRNPSRSRRRVTLAKDVPRRVFALWLVMEYCNGGDLNHYVLSQCPDAQCNHSVIQQLSSAVAFLHGLGIVHRDLKPDNVLVHLTRTGPVVKVADFGLSKMVAGPRDGEQSRQALSSTCGSDFYMAPEIWAGRSYTAQADIFSLGVLFWAVLERITFLEDGSNQEQLGAYVQRGRWLSPLGEALCHNPALQLVIPMRARRAPPLQPPPGPALCALLLDMLACDPAARPTALRLEERIRQAVDPH is encoded by the exons ATGGATAAGTTGTACACATTGCAGCGGGAGGTGGGGCGGGGCAGCTATGGGGTTGTGTTTGAGGGCCGCATAACGGAGACCGGATGGTGGGGTCAGCGGGGAGACACGGTGGCTATCAAACGCCTCCCGTGCTGTAACCCGGAGAGCATTGAACTGTACCTGCAGGAGCTGTGGGTCATGAGATCTACTGCCAGGAACCACCCTAACGTCATCGCACTCTCCAACTGCTTCTTGCAAACGGGACCCAAAACCCTTCAACCGCTGAAATCAGACAGGCTGCCGCTGGACCTCGTGGAGAGTGTTCTTAAAGGGAGAGTAGAGGACAAAGACTCAAAGAGCCAAAGGAGAAACCCCTCAAGATCTAGACGGAGAGTGACACTCGCCAAAGACGTGCCCAGACGGGTGTTTGCTCTGTGGCTGGTCATGGAGTATTGTAATGGAGGGGACCTGAACCACTATGTACTGTCCCAGTGTCCAGATGCCCAGTGCAACCACAGTGTCATACAGCAGCTCAGCAGTGCTGTCGCTTTCCTGCATGGACTGGGAATAGTGCACAGAGACCTCAAGCCAGATAATGTTCTGGTGCACCTCACCAGAACTGGACCAGTGGTCAAG GTGGCAGACTTTGGCCTCAGCAAGATGGTGGCTGGCCCCAGAGATGGAGAGCAGAGCAGGCAggccctctcctccacctgtggCTCGGACTTCTACATGGCGCCCGAGATATGGGCAGGCCGGAGCTACACTGCCCAAGCAGACATCTTCTCCCTGGGTGTGCTTTTCTGGGCTGTTCTGGAGAGGATCACCTTCCTGGAGGATGGCTCCAACCAGGAGCAACTCG GGGCGTATGTGCAGAGAGGCCGATGGCTCTCCCCGCTGGGGGAGGCGCTGTGCCACAACCCCGCCCTGCAGCTGGTCATCCCCATGAGGGCCCGGCGAGCCCCGCCCCTGCAACCCCCTCCTGGCCCTGCCCTCTGTGCCCTACTGCTGGACATGCTAGCCTGCGACCCAGCCGCCCGGCCCACTGCCCTGCGGCTGGAGGAGAGGATCCGGCAAGCTGTAGACCCCCACTGA
- the elp3 gene encoding elongator complex protein 3 yields the protein MGKPKKKSDVSRAELMMMTIADVIKQLVEAHEQGKDINLNKLKTKTSAKYGLSAQPRLVDIIAAVPPQYRRSLLPKLKAKPIRTASGIAVVAVMCKPHRCPHISFTGNICVYCPGGPDSDFEYSTQSYTGYEPTSMRAIRARYDPYLQTRHRVEQLKQLGHSVDKVEFIVMGGTFMALPEDYRDYFIRSLHDALSGHVSNNVAEAVRYSERSNTKCVGITIETRPDYCLKRHLSDMLAYGCTRLEIGVQSVYEDVARDTNRGHTVRAVCESFHLAKDAGFKVVAHMMPDLPNVGIERDVEQFIEFFENPAFRPDGLKLYPTLVIRGTGLYELWKTGRYKSYSPSTLVDLVARILALVPPWTRVYRVQRDIPMPLVSSGVEHGNLRELALARMKDMGTQCRDVRTREVGIQEIHHKVRPYQVELIRRDYVANGGWETFLSYEDPEQDILIGLLRLRRCSPQSFRPELKTGASIVRELHVYGSVVPVRSRDPSKFQHQGFGMMLMEEAERISRDEHGSSKLAVISGVGTRNYYRKMGYELEGPYMVKRLD from the exons ATGGGAAAACCGAAAAAGAAGA GTGACGTCAGTCGGGCTGaactgatgatgatgacgattgCAGACGTCATCAAACAGCTGGTTGAGGCTCACGAGCAGGGGAAAGACATAAACCTTAATAA ATTAAAGACAAAAACATCTGCTAAGTACGGCCTGTCCGCGCAGCCCCGTCTCGTGGACATCATTGCGGCGGTGCCTCCACAGTACCGCCGGTCCCTCCTGCCAAAACTGAAGGCTAAGCCGATCCGCACAGCGAGTGGG ATTGCCGTTGTTGCTGTGATGTGTAAGCCCCATCGCTGTCCACATATCAGCTTCACGGGAAACATTTGCGT ATACTGTCCAGGCGGTCCTGACTCTGACTTTGAATATTCTACACAATCTTACACAGGCTATGAG CCTACGTCGATGAGGGCCATCCGGGCCCGATACGATCCCTACCTGCAGACCCGACACCGGGTGGAACAG ctgAAACAGCTGGGTCACAGTGTGGATAAGGTGGAGTTCATCGTGATGGGCGGCACGTTCATGGCGCTGCCCGAGGACTACAGGGACTACTTCATCCGCTCCCTCCACGACGCGCTGTCAGGACACGTGTCCAACAACGTGGCCGAAGCCGTCAG GTACTCGGAGCGCAGCAACACCAAGTGTGTGGGCATCACCATCGAGACGCGGCCTGACTACTGCCTGAAGAGGCACCTGAGTGACATGCTGGCGTACGGGTGCACCAGGCTGGAGATCGGCGTGCAGAGCGTCTACGAGGACGTGGCACGCGACACCAACAG GGGGCACACGGTCCGAGCCGTGTGCGAGTCCTTCCACCTGGCCAAAGACGCTGGGTTCAAGGTGGTAGCCCACATGATGCCCGACCTGCCCAACGTGGGCATCGAGCGAGACGTGGAGCAGTTCATC GAATTCTTTGAGAATCCGGCGTTCCGTCCGGACGGCCTGAAGCTGTACCCCACGCTGGTGATCCGTGGCACGGGCCTGTATGAGCTGTGGAAGACGGGCCGCTACAAGAGCTACTCTCCCAGCACGCTGGTTGACCTGGTGGCACGTATACTGGCGCTGGTGCCGCCGTGGACGAGGGTGTACCGCGTGCAGAG GGACATTCCCATGCCACTGGTGAGCTCTGGTGTAGAACATGGAAACCTGAGGGAGCTGGCGTTGGCCCGCATGAAGGATATGGGGACCCAG TGTAGAGACGTGAGAACCAGAGAGGTGGGTATTCAGGAGATCCACCATAAAGTGCGGCCATACCAG GTGGAGCTGATTCGCCGTGACTACGTGGCCAATGGCGGCTGGGAGACGTTCCTGTCCTACGAGGACCCCGAGCAGGACATCCTGATCGGCCTGCTGCGTCTCCGCCGCTGCTCGCCGCAGTCCTTCCGTCCCGAGCTGAAGACCGGGGCGTCCATCGTGCGTGAGCTGCACGTCTACGGCAGCGTGGTGCCCGTCCGCAGCCGTGACCCCAGCAAGTTCCAGCACCAG GGTTTCGGGATGATGCTGATGGAGGAGGCCGAGAGGATATCCCGCGACGAACACGGCTCCAGCAAACTCGCCGTTATCTCAG GCGTAGGAACTAGGAATTACTACAGGAAGATGGGTTACGAGCTGGAGGGGCCGTATATGGTGAAACGCTTGGACTAG